In Halobacillus amylolyticus, the following proteins share a genomic window:
- a CDS encoding energy-coupling factor transporter transmembrane component T family protein, translating to MLLHRLNPSIKALTVIAAVIGLALIFDPITPLLFSILTVACTFLFGRVKVKYYLMFLIPFTIISFGMLWTTIVFADAPEHPNQIVHLLLWEVPKEDVIVALSLALRMFAFATLSLMFIFTTDMVGFILSLMQQCKLSPKLAYGVLAGYRFLPLMKEEFQHIQEAHQVRGVKRGKTMKESFKQYKRFVIPLLAGAIRKAERTAVAMESKGFTGSRERSFYRVFTVKGIDWIFFITTLASLIVIAYISYLLGYFSWYQGQF from the coding sequence ATGCTTCTTCATAGACTCAATCCAAGTATAAAGGCTTTAACCGTTATTGCAGCAGTTATCGGACTTGCTCTGATTTTTGACCCGATCACCCCATTGTTATTTAGCATTTTGACAGTGGCTTGCACCTTTCTTTTCGGAAGAGTAAAGGTGAAGTATTATCTCATGTTTTTAATCCCATTTACGATTATTTCGTTTGGGATGCTGTGGACCACAATTGTCTTTGCGGATGCACCGGAGCATCCTAATCAGATTGTCCATTTGCTTTTGTGGGAAGTGCCGAAGGAAGATGTCATTGTTGCTCTTTCTCTCGCTTTAAGAATGTTCGCATTTGCGACCTTATCGTTAATGTTTATTTTTACAACGGATATGGTTGGTTTTATTTTAAGTCTGATGCAGCAATGTAAGTTATCTCCAAAACTAGCTTATGGAGTCTTAGCAGGGTATCGCTTTTTACCTTTAATGAAAGAGGAGTTTCAGCATATTCAAGAAGCCCATCAAGTGAGGGGTGTGAAACGGGGAAAAACGATGAAGGAATCGTTTAAACAGTATAAGCGGTTTGTTATTCCATTGTTAGCTGGTGCGATCCGTAAAGCTGAGAGAACAGCTGTGGCGATGGAATCTAAAGGGTTTACTGGCAGTAGAGAGCGAAGTTTTTATCGAGTCTTTACCGTGAAAGGGATAGACTGGATCTTTTTCATCACTACGCTTGCTTCATTAATCGTGATTGCCTATATTTCCTATCTGCTGGGGTACTTCAGCTGGTATCAAGGACAATTTTAA